The Vidua chalybeata isolate OUT-0048 chromosome 24, bVidCha1 merged haplotype, whole genome shotgun sequence genome includes a window with the following:
- the C24H1orf116 gene encoding specifically androgen-regulated gene protein isoform X1 → MNSTRPGCSRDIPAVPASRAARAMPRKELGMAGCNSGSCDSMVSTASNHSQRSDNSYDYLSVEEKECLMFLEETIGSLDAEGDSGVSTDDTDYGEPSKPRKGPVPRDLGNGTPPPSRDQQRGAEQRSGGSISAPSGLAPAAAPGPGCSSLPRSVPAANGASGSTGGVHTVPAGKPAQEVPKEGRLDQGSAGSHTKSVMIHPPDPFQDDLEWSRSHRSDAKGEAAKETKIRTAWGQPEKSTLEEAPQEPDAKRGPPTAPKPRKLPPNIILKTSRNSPVPEHNQKVKAAPPASATSHPSPASDSTAEKGNSGHLDPKEKEKARREALEKLGLSQDRREPSAHLHPHPREPPLPVPGQPGEGSVPEIRQMTFKSNTLERSGVGLGSSMGSTKEQNARSSSSSLGKMSFIERLAPSFLRSRPRPASLGAGKDFAGLKEQEEKDKSSKRRSHPLPSFPRPPRSAVSVKISPKGAADENRREALKKLGLLKE, encoded by the exons atgaATTCCACTCGCCCTGGCTGCAG ccgGGATATTCCCGCCGTGCCCGCCTCCAGGGCAGCCCGTGCTATGCCTaggaaggagctggggatggctgGCTGCAACTCTGGCAGCTGTGACAGCATGGTCAGCACGGCCTCCAACCACTCGCAGCGG agtgACAACAGCTATGACTATTTATCTGTGGAAGAGAAAGAGTGTTTGATGTTCCTAGAGGAAACCATTGGCTCCCTGGATGCAGAGGGGGACAGTGGGGTGTCCACGGATGACACCGACTACGGGGAGCCCTCCAAGCCCAGGAAAGGCCCTGTGCCCCGGG ATTTGGGGAACGGGACTCCCCCTCCAAGCAGAGATCAGCAGCGTGGGGCTGAACAGAGGAGTGGTGGAAGCATCTCTGCCCCGTCCGGCTTGGCCCcggcagctgctccaggcccaggtTGTTCCAGCCTTCCGAGGAGCGTCCCTGCAGCCAACGGAGCTTCTGGCAGCACAGGAGGTGTCCACACTGTGCCAGCAGGAAAACCTGCACAGGAGGTGCCCAAGGAGGGCAGGCTGGACCAAGGCAGCGCAGGAAGCCACACCAAGTCCGTGATGATCCATCCTCCAGACCCCTTCCAAGATGACCTGGAGTGGTCGCGCAGCCATCGCTCAGATGCCAAGGGGGAGGCGGCCAAGGAGACCAAGATTCGGACTGCGTGGGGCCAACCGGAGAAATCCACACTGGAAGAGGCCCCTCAGGAGCCCGATGCCAAGCGTGGGCCTCCAACCGCCCCCAAACCGCGGAAATTGCCACCAAACATCATCCTGAAAACCAGCAGGAACAGCCCCGTGCCGGAGCACAACCAGAAGGTAaaagcagcacctccagcctcagccacctcccaccccagccctgccagcgACAGCACTGCTGAAAAGGGGAATTCAGGCCACCTCGACcccaaggagaaggagaaagccCGACGGgaggccctggagaagctgggacTGTCCCAGGACAGGAGGGAGCCCAGCGCCCacctccatccccaccccaggGAGCCGCCGCTCCCcgtccctgggcagcctggggagggctCCGTGCCGGAGATCCGGCAGATGACCTTCAAATCCAACACCCTGGAGCGCTccggggtggggctgggcagctccATGGGCAGCACCAAGGAGCAGAACGcccggagcagcagcagctccctgggcaagATGTCCTTCATCGAGCGCCTGGCCCCCAGCTTCCTCCGcagccgcccccggcccgcctCCCTCGGGGCAGGGAAGGACTTTGCCGGcctgaaggagcaggaggagaaggacaaGAGCAGCAAGAGGAGGTCCCACCCTCTGCCCAGCTTCCCCAGGCCGCCGCGCTCCGCCGTGAGCGTGAAGATCTCCCCGAAGGGCGCGGCCGACGAGAACCGGCGCGAGGCGCTCAAGAAGTTGGGGCTGCTGAAGGAATAG
- the C24H1orf116 gene encoding specifically androgen-regulated gene protein isoform X2 — translation MPRKELGMAGCNSGSCDSMVSTASNHSQRSDNSYDYLSVEEKECLMFLEETIGSLDAEGDSGVSTDDTDYGEPSKPRKGPVPRDLGNGTPPPSRDQQRGAEQRSGGSISAPSGLAPAAAPGPGCSSLPRSVPAANGASGSTGGVHTVPAGKPAQEVPKEGRLDQGSAGSHTKSVMIHPPDPFQDDLEWSRSHRSDAKGEAAKETKIRTAWGQPEKSTLEEAPQEPDAKRGPPTAPKPRKLPPNIILKTSRNSPVPEHNQKVKAAPPASATSHPSPASDSTAEKGNSGHLDPKEKEKARREALEKLGLSQDRREPSAHLHPHPREPPLPVPGQPGEGSVPEIRQMTFKSNTLERSGVGLGSSMGSTKEQNARSSSSSLGKMSFIERLAPSFLRSRPRPASLGAGKDFAGLKEQEEKDKSSKRRSHPLPSFPRPPRSAVSVKISPKGAADENRREALKKLGLLKE, via the exons ATGCCTaggaaggagctggggatggctgGCTGCAACTCTGGCAGCTGTGACAGCATGGTCAGCACGGCCTCCAACCACTCGCAGCGG agtgACAACAGCTATGACTATTTATCTGTGGAAGAGAAAGAGTGTTTGATGTTCCTAGAGGAAACCATTGGCTCCCTGGATGCAGAGGGGGACAGTGGGGTGTCCACGGATGACACCGACTACGGGGAGCCCTCCAAGCCCAGGAAAGGCCCTGTGCCCCGGG ATTTGGGGAACGGGACTCCCCCTCCAAGCAGAGATCAGCAGCGTGGGGCTGAACAGAGGAGTGGTGGAAGCATCTCTGCCCCGTCCGGCTTGGCCCcggcagctgctccaggcccaggtTGTTCCAGCCTTCCGAGGAGCGTCCCTGCAGCCAACGGAGCTTCTGGCAGCACAGGAGGTGTCCACACTGTGCCAGCAGGAAAACCTGCACAGGAGGTGCCCAAGGAGGGCAGGCTGGACCAAGGCAGCGCAGGAAGCCACACCAAGTCCGTGATGATCCATCCTCCAGACCCCTTCCAAGATGACCTGGAGTGGTCGCGCAGCCATCGCTCAGATGCCAAGGGGGAGGCGGCCAAGGAGACCAAGATTCGGACTGCGTGGGGCCAACCGGAGAAATCCACACTGGAAGAGGCCCCTCAGGAGCCCGATGCCAAGCGTGGGCCTCCAACCGCCCCCAAACCGCGGAAATTGCCACCAAACATCATCCTGAAAACCAGCAGGAACAGCCCCGTGCCGGAGCACAACCAGAAGGTAaaagcagcacctccagcctcagccacctcccaccccagccctgccagcgACAGCACTGCTGAAAAGGGGAATTCAGGCCACCTCGACcccaaggagaaggagaaagccCGACGGgaggccctggagaagctgggacTGTCCCAGGACAGGAGGGAGCCCAGCGCCCacctccatccccaccccaggGAGCCGCCGCTCCCcgtccctgggcagcctggggagggctCCGTGCCGGAGATCCGGCAGATGACCTTCAAATCCAACACCCTGGAGCGCTccggggtggggctgggcagctccATGGGCAGCACCAAGGAGCAGAACGcccggagcagcagcagctccctgggcaagATGTCCTTCATCGAGCGCCTGGCCCCCAGCTTCCTCCGcagccgcccccggcccgcctCCCTCGGGGCAGGGAAGGACTTTGCCGGcctgaaggagcaggaggagaaggacaaGAGCAGCAAGAGGAGGTCCCACCCTCTGCCCAGCTTCCCCAGGCCGCCGCGCTCCGCCGTGAGCGTGAAGATCTCCCCGAAGGGCGCGGCCGACGAGAACCGGCGCGAGGCGCTCAAGAAGTTGGGGCTGCTGAAGGAATAG